A DNA window from Arachis duranensis cultivar V14167 chromosome 3, aradu.V14167.gnm2.J7QH, whole genome shotgun sequence contains the following coding sequences:
- the LOC107482192 gene encoding sulfite exporter TauE/SafE family protein 3, translating into MGLHGLLKWWDVMSGRVLIIAFFLLVSSPSSSAPPSSNETKGFHHDPQSSFYKHKWPGMEIGWRIVVGSIIGFLGSAFGTVGGVGGGGIFVPMLTLIIGFDAKSATAISKCMITGGAGATVFYNLRQRHPTLDLPVIDYDLALLFQPMLMLGISIGVAFNVTFPDWMLTTLLIIVFIGISTNAFLKGVDTWKKETRLKQEAKQKSQLNDIGRAENAANDPQTGVGSVNENLTNNINKQSKKKVSVIENVYWRELGLLVSVWIMILALEIGKNYTTNCSVLYWALNILQVPITVGVSSYEAVLLYKGKKGIASKGDKETHWRVHQIILYMACGILAGIIGGLLGLGGGFILGPLFLGLGIPPQVASATSTFAMTFSASMSVVEYYLLKRFPVPYALYFVAVATVAALIGQHLVRKLIAFLGRASLIIFILSLTVFVSAISLGGVGIANLIHNIEQKKYMGFGNLCTLRVRN; encoded by the exons ATGGGCTTGCATGGATTATTAAAATGGTGGGACGTGATGAGTGGAAGGGTTTTGATTATTGCTTTTTTTCTCCttgtttcttctccttcttcgtCTGCACCACCATCATCCAATGAAACAAAAGGGTTTCATCATGATCCACAATCATCATTTTACAAACACAAATGGCCG GGGATGGAAATTGGGTGGAGAATAGTAGTAGGGAGCATAATAGGGTTCCTTGGATCAGCATTTGGTACAGTGGGAGGTGTCGGTGGGGGTGGCATCTTTGTTCCCATGCTAACCCTTATTATTGGATTTGATGCTAAATCAGCCACAGCTATATCCAAAT GCATGATTACTGGTGGAGCAGGAGCAACAGTTTTCTACAATCTAAGGCAAAGACATCCAACACTTGATTTGCCTGTGATTGATTATGATTTAGCACTTCTTTTCCAACCAATGTTGATGCTTGGAATCAGTATTGGAGTTGCTTTCAATGTCACTTTCCCTGATTGGATGCTAACTACTTTGTTGATTATAGTTTTCAtag GCATTTCAACTAATGCATTTCTAAAGGGTGTTGATACATGGAAAAAAGAAACCCGTCTTAAGcag GAGGCTAAGCAGAAATCACAACTGAATG ATATTGGGAGGGCTGAAAATGCTGCAAATGATCCTCAAACAGGAGTAGGCTCGGTCAATGAAAATCTCACTAACAACATTAATAAACAATCTAAGAAAAAG GTTTCCGTTATAGAGAACGTTTATTGGAGGGAGCTTGGACTTCTTGTCTCTGTGTGGATCATGATTCTTGCATTAGAGATAGGAAAA AACTATACAACAAATTGCTCAGTGTTATATTGGGCATTGAATATACTGCAG GTGCCGATAACAGTAGGAGTGAGTTCATATGAGGCAGTACTTCTATACAAAGGGAAGAAAGGAATAGCCTCAAAGGGAGACAAAGAGACACATTGGAGAGTGCATCAGATAATTCTATACATGGCTTGTGGCATTCTTGCTGGCATAATTGGTGGCTTGCTTGGCCTTGGTGGTGGTTTCATCTTGGGTCCACTCTTCCTTGGCCTTGGAATTCCACCTCAG gtgGCAAGTGCTACATCCACTTTTGCAATGACATTCTCAGCATCTATGTCTGTGGTCGAATATTACCTTCTTAAACGTTTTCCTGTTCCTTATG CTCTGTATTTTGTAGCTGTAGCAACTGTTGCTGCACTTATTGGACAACATTTGGTGAGAAAGCTCATTGCATTTCTAGGGAGAGCATCTCTTATTATTTTCATCCTATCACTTACAGTTTTTGTCAGTGCAATATCATTAG GTGGAGTAGGCATAGCAAACCTGATTCACAATATTGAACAAAAGAAGTACATGGGATTCGGAAACCTTTGCACTCTAAGGGttagaaattag